The following coding sequences lie in one Arachis ipaensis cultivar K30076 chromosome B03, Araip1.1, whole genome shotgun sequence genomic window:
- the LOC107630506 gene encoding lycopene epsilon cyclase, chloroplastic: MECLGARNFAAMSVCLSSSSRSRLRRKKLARIRTSICIRGISLHRHHHHDDDHYREASRSQCLSVEAKAGAGSESCVATKEDFADEEDYIKAGGSELVFVQMQQNKSMEMQSKLADKLPPISVGDVLDLVVIGCGPAGLALAAESAKLGLKVGLIGPDLPFTNNYGVWEDEFKDLGLGGCIEHVWKDTIVYLDNKDPIFIGRSYGRVSRHLLHEELLRRCVESGVSYLSSRVERIVEGSNGHSNVICEYDIVVRCRLATVASGAASGKLLQYEVGGPKVSVQTAYGVEVEVENSPYDPNLMVFMDYRDYMKQNVQTLEANYPTFLYAMPMSGTRVFFEETCLASKDAMPFELLKKKLFSRLNTMGIRITKTYEEEWSYIPVGGSLPNTEQKNLAFGAAASMVHPATGYSVVRSLSEAPKYASVIASILKEGHTSSIITHERSKENLSMQAWNTLWPQERKRQRAFFLFGLALILQLDIEGIRTFFHTFFRLPNWMWQGFLGSSLSSTDLVLFAFYMFIVAPNNLRMCLVRHLLSDPTGTTMVRTYLTI, encoded by the exons ATGGAGTGCCTTGGAGCGAGAAACTTCGCGGCAATGTCGGTTTGTTTAAGCTCTTCTTCGAGGTCGCGTTTGAGGAGGAAGAAGCTAGCCAGAATCCGAACCTCAATCTGCATTCGTGGAATTAGTTTGCACCGTCATCACCACCATGATGATGATCATTATCGTGAAGCTTCACGCTCGCAATGTCTCAGCGTGGAGGCCAAAGCTGGTGCCGGAAGCGAGAGCTGCGTGGCGACGAAGGAGGACTTCGCCGACGAAGAAGATTATATCAAGGCCGGTGGATCGGAACTCGTGTTCGTCCAAATGCAGCAGAACAAGTCCATGGAAATGCAATCCAAGCTTGCTGATAAG TTGCCACCCATATCTGTAGGAGATGTATTGGATCTAGTGGTGATTGGTTGTGGTCCGGCTGGTCTTGCTCTTGCTGCAGAATCTGCCAAGTTAGGATTGAAAGTGGGGCTCATTGGTCCGGATCTTCCTTTTACAAATAATTATGGTGTGTGGGAAGATGAATTTAAAG ATCTTGGACTTGGAGGTTGTATTGAGCATGTTTGGAAGGATACCATTGTATATCTTGATAATAAGGATCCCATTTTTATTGGACGTTCTTATGGACGTGTCAGTCGACATTTGCTTCATGAGGAATTGTTAAGAAG GTGTGTCGAGTCAGGTGTATCATATCTTAGCTCAAGAGTTGAAAGGATTGTTGAGGGTAGCAATGGCCACAGTAATGTCATCTGTGAATATGATATTGTGGTGCGCTGCAG GCTTGCTACTGTTGCATCAGGAGCAGCTTCAGGGAAACTATTGCAGTATGAAGTTGGGGGTCCAAAGGTGTCTGTCCAGACAGCTTATGGTGTGGAAGTTGAG GTGGAAAACAGTCCTTATGATCCCAACCTGATGGTTTTCATGGATTACAGAGACTACATGAAGCAAAATGTTCAAACTCTAGAAGCAAATTACCCAACATTTCTTTATGCAATGCCCATGTCTGGCACAAGAGTGTTCTTTGAG GAAACCTGTTTGGCGTCGAAAGATGCCATGCCTTTTGAGTTATTAAAGAAAAAGCTTTTTTCGAGATTAAATACAATGGGGATCCGAATTACAAAGACTTATGAAGAG GAATGGTCTTATATCCCCGTTGGTGGGTCCCTACCCAACACAGAGCAGAAGAACCTTGCATTTGGTGCAGCTGCTAGTATGGTGCATCCAGCTACAG GCTACTCAGTTGTGAGATCTTTGTCGGAAGCTCCAAAATATGCTTCAGTAATTGCCTCTATTTTGAAAGAGGGTCATACAAGTAGCATTATTACTCATGAACGAAGTAAAGAGAATCTATCTATGCAAG cTTGGAATACCCTTTGGCCACAAGAAAGGAAACGACAGAGAGcattctttctttttggattaGCATTAATTCTGCAGCTTGACATTGAGGGCATCAGAACCTTCTTTCATACTTTCTTTCGCTTACCTAATTG GATGTGGCAAGGATTTCTTGGCTCCTCTCTCTCCTCTACAGACCTAGTACTATTTGCATTCTACATGTTCATAGTAGCACCAAATAACTTGAGAATGTGCCTAGTCAGACATCTGCTTTCGGATCCTACAGGGACAACAATGGTAAGGACCTACTTAACGATATAG
- the LOC107634443 gene encoding uncharacterized protein LOC107634443, which translates to MEVLGFLLAVSNSGRQLPPRRQLPSRNQKLVPIWKEISQLQKKEIEMKKAEARGSKAEQKAKKKQLEDEVTRLSANLKEEHAKALADGSRESKQSRVTLQVDASRFNCL; encoded by the exons ATGGAGGTCCTGGGGTTCCTCCTCGCCGTCAGTAACTCTGGCCGTCAGCTTCCTCCCCGCCGTCAGCTTCCTTCGCGCAACCAGAAGCTGGTCCCGATTTG GAAAGAGATATCACAACTGCagaaaaaagaaattgaaatgaAGAAGGCAGAAGCTAGAGGTAGCAAGgctgaacagaaagctaagaagAAGCAACTGGAGGACGAGGTTACTCGACTTTCTGCTAATCTTAAAGAGGAACATGCAAAAGCACTGGCTGATGGGAGCAGAGAATCCAAGCAGAGCCGAGTGACACTACAAGTTGATGCCTCTCGGTTTAACTGTTTGTGA